The Clostridia bacterium genome includes a window with the following:
- a CDS encoding tyrosine--tRNA ligase translates to MKVRDPGILREAQEQLDALRRGATQIVTEDELLDRIAQALSEKRPLRVKLGADPTAPDIHLGHTVVLRKLRQFQDLGHEVYFVIGDFTGRIGDPTDKSETRKQLSAEEVAANARTYETQVFKILDPARTHVVFNSQWLAPLAFEDVVRLAASVTVARMLERDDFAKRFREERPISLHEFFYPLMQGYDSVALRIDVELGGTDQTFNILMARQIQRHYGQDPEIMLNMPLLEGLDGVQKMSKSLGNYIGIDEPPEEMYGKAMSLPDPLIVRYFELVTDVPLAEIRAMERDMEAGQLNPRDAKMRLAREIVRLYHGPAAAEAAEAHFRRVFQQRELPEEMPEARVAPGLGIVEMLCAAGLASSKSEARRLVAEGAVRVDGVRVAGIEGDVAWQDGSVLQVGRRRFVRLRRA, encoded by the coding sequence ATGAAGGTACGGGATCCCGGGATCCTGCGCGAGGCCCAGGAGCAGCTGGACGCCCTGCGCCGGGGCGCCACCCAAATCGTCACGGAAGACGAATTACTCGACCGCATCGCGCAGGCCCTGTCCGAGAAGCGCCCGCTGCGCGTGAAATTGGGGGCCGACCCCACGGCGCCGGACATCCATCTCGGACACACCGTCGTTTTGAGGAAGCTGCGGCAATTCCAGGACCTGGGCCACGAGGTCTACTTCGTCATCGGAGACTTCACCGGACGCATCGGCGATCCCACGGACAAGTCGGAGACGCGGAAGCAGCTGAGCGCCGAGGAAGTGGCGGCAAACGCCAGGACGTACGAGACCCAGGTGTTCAAGATCCTCGATCCCGCCCGCACGCACGTGGTGTTCAACTCGCAGTGGCTGGCGCCGCTCGCGTTCGAGGACGTCGTGCGGCTCGCGGCCAGCGTCACCGTCGCGCGGATGCTGGAGCGGGACGACTTCGCCAAGCGCTTCCGGGAGGAGCGCCCCATCTCCCTGCACGAATTCTTCTATCCCCTGATGCAGGGGTACGACTCCGTCGCGCTGCGCATCGACGTCGAACTCGGCGGTACGGACCAGACGTTCAACATCCTCATGGCCCGGCAGATCCAGCGGCACTACGGCCAGGATCCCGAGATCATGCTCAACATGCCGCTGCTCGAGGGGCTCGACGGCGTGCAGAAGATGAGCAAGAGCCTGGGCAACTACATCGGCATCGACGAGCCGCCGGAGGAGATGTACGGCAAGGCGATGTCGCTGCCGGACCCGCTGATCGTTCGCTACTTCGAGCTGGTCACGGATGTGCCGCTGGCCGAGATTCGCGCCATGGAACGCGACATGGAGGCCGGCCAATTGAACCCGCGGGACGCGAAGATGCGCCTTGCGAGGGAGATCGTCCGGCTGTACCACGGGCCCGCCGCGGCCGAGGCGGCCGAGGCGCACTTCCGGCGGGTGTTCCAACAGCGGGAGCTGCCGGAGGAAATGCCGGAGGCGCGTGTGGCCCCCGGGCTGGGGATCGTGGAGATGCTGTGCGCGGCCGGGCTGGCCTCCAGCAAGAGCGAGGCCCGCAGGCTCGTGGCGGAGGGCGCCGTGCGCGTGGACGGGGTGCGCGTCGCCGGCATCGAGGGGGACGTCGCCTGGCAGGACGGCTCCGTGCTGCAGGTGGGTCGGCGGCGCTTTGTCCGCCTGCGCCGCGCCTGA